The following are from one region of the Nicotiana tabacum cultivar K326 chromosome 3, ASM71507v2, whole genome shotgun sequence genome:
- the LOC107830312 gene encoding cellulose synthase A catalytic subunit 8 [UDP-forming], which yields MMESGVPICNICGEQVGLANSNGEVFVACHECNYPVCKSCLHYEIKEGRNACLRCATPYNEGLTMADVENEHESSTNHTTTASHLNTGQDVGVHARNISTVSTVDSEYHDDSGNPIWKNRVESWKEKKNKKKKTQSKTVAQEAEVPPEQQMEEKPQSADAAEPLSRIIPVPKSQIAPYRIVIIIRFIVLCLFFHYRVTHPVESAYPLWLVSVICEIWFAFSWVLDQFPKWSPINRETYIDRLSARFEREGEPCQLAPVDFFVSTVDPMKEPPLITANTVLSILAVDYPVEKVSCYVSDDGGSMLTFESLAETSEFARKWVPFCKKFSIEPRAPEFYFSQKFDYLKDKVQPSFVKERRAMKREYEEYKVRVNALVAKAQKTPEDGWTMADGTPWPGNNPRDHPGMIQVFLGHSGSHDIEGNELPRLVYVSREKRPGYQHHKKAGAENALIRVSAVLTNAPYILNLDCDHYVNNSKAIREAMCFLMDPQVGRDVCYVQFPQRFDGIDKSDRYANRNIVFFDVNMKGLDGIQGPVYVGTGCCFNRQALYGYSPSNLPTLPKSSSSCSCCCRRKKPAKEKDLTEVYREAKREDLNSAIFNLREIENYDEHERSLLISQMSFEKTFGMSSVFIESTLMENGGVPDSVNPSILIREAIHVIGCGYEEKTAWGKEIGWIYGSVTEDILTGFKMQCRGWRSIYCMPLRPAFKGSAPINLSDRLHQVLRWALGSVEIFLSRHCPLWYGFGGGRLKWLQRLAYTNTIVYPFTSLPLIAYCTIPAVCLLTGKFIIPTLSNVASILFLGLFLSIIVTGVLELRWSGIGIEDWWRNEQFWVIGGVSAHLFAVFQGFLKMLAGIDTNFTVTAKAADDGEFGDLYIFKWTTVLIPPTTILILNLVGVVAGFSDALNKGYEAWGPLFGKVFFSFWVILHLYPFLKGLMGRQNRTPTIVVLWSVLLASVFSLVWVKINPFVSKDDPAAMAQNCISIDC from the exons ATGATGGAGTCAGGGGTTCCGATATGTAACATTTGTGGCGAACAAGTGGGGTTAGCTAATTCCAATGGTGAAGTCTTTGTGGCTTGTCATGAGTGCAATTATCCTGTTTGTAAGTCTTGTTTGCATTATGAGATCAAAGAAGGGCGCAATGCATGTTTACGCTGTGCAACTCCTTATAATG AGGGCTTGACAATGGCTGATGTAGAAAATGAGCATGAATCTTCTACTAACCATACTACAACGGCTTCTCATCTTAATACTGGTCAG GATGTTGGAGTTCATGCTAGAAATATCAGTACTGTTTCAACTGTGGACAGTG AATATCATGATGACTCTGGGAATCCAATATGGAAGAATAGAGTGGAAAGttggaaggaaaagaaaaacaagaaaaagaagaccCAAAGTAAGACTGTTGCACAAGAAGCTGAAGTTCCACCTGAGCAGCAGATGGAAGAAAAGCCACA GTCAGCAGATGCTGCAGAGCCACTTTCAAGAATCATTCCTGTACCGAAATCTCAAATTGCTCCATACAGAATCGTGATTATCATCCGATTTATAGTTCTGTGCCTTTTCTTCCACTATAGAGTAACACATCCAGTTGAAAGTGCCTATCCCCTGTGGCTTGTTTCTGTTATTTGTGAGATCTGGTTTGCTTTCTCTTGGGTGTTGGATCAGTTCCCTAAATGGTCTCCTATCAACCGAGAGACATATATTGACAGGCTATCTGCAAG GTTTGAAAGGGAGGGAGAACCTTGTCAGCTTGCACCAGTAGATTTCTTTGTCAGTACAGTTGATCCTATGAAAGAACCTCCTTTGATTACTGCCAACACAGTTCTCTCAATCCTTGCAGTTGACTATCCTGTCGAGAAAGTTTCCTGCTATGTATCTGATGATGGTGGCTCAATGCTTACATTTGAGTCACTAGCTGAGACTTCTGAATTTGCAAGGAAATGGGTACCATTCTGCAAGAAATTTTCAATTGAACCACGTGCACCTGAGTTCTACTTCTCGCAGAAGTTTGATTACTTGAAAGACAAGGTGCAGCCTTCTTTTGTCAAGGAGCGCAGAGCAATGAAG AGAGAATATGAAGAGTATAAAGTGAGGGTAAATGCTTTAGTTGCGAAGGCTCAGAAAACACCCGAGGATGGCTGGACCATGGCCGATGGAACTCCTTGGCCGGGAAACAACCCGCGTGATCATCCTGGAATGATTCAG GTTTTCTTGGGACATAGTGGTTCACatgacattgaaggaaatgaacTTCCACGACTCGTTTATGTCTCAAGAGAGAAAAGACCTGGTTATCAGCACCACAAAAAAGCTGGTGCTGAAAATGCTCTG ATAAGGGTGTCTGCAGTTCTCACAAATGCACCCTACATTCTCAATCTTGACTGTGATCACTACGTCAATAACAGCAAAGCCATTCGTGAGGCTATGTGTTTCCTAATGGATCCACAAGTTGGCAGAGACGTCTGTTATGTGCAGTTCCCTCAGAGATTTGATGGGATTGATAAAAGTGACAGATATGCTAACAGAAACATAGTCTTCTTTGAT GTTAACATGAAAGGTTTGGATGGCATCCAAGGACCTGTGTATGTCGGTACAGGATGTTGTTTCAATAGGCAAGCACTTTATGGTTATAGTCCTTCTAACCTGCCTACATTACCCAAATCATCTTCATCTTGTTCTTGCTGCTGTCGCCGCAAGAAACCAGCCAAAGAGAAGGATCTTACTGAGGTATATCGTGAGGCAAAAAGAGAAGATCTAAATTCTGCAATCTTCAACCTAAGAGAAATTGAAA ATTATGACGAGCATGAGAGATCCTTGCTTATCTCTCAGATGAGTTTTGAGAAAACATTTGGCATGTCATCCGTGTTTATCGAGTCTACGTTGATGGAAAATGGAGGAGTACCTGATTCTGTCAATCCCTCGATACTGATTAGGGAAGCAATTCATGTTATCGGCTGTGGTTATGAGGAGAAGACAGCATGGGGAAAAGAA ATTGGTTGGATATATGGTTCAGTGACAGAAGATATCTTGACTGGATTCAAGATGCAGTGCAGGGGATGGAGATCAATATACTGCATGCCATTGAGGCCTGCTTTCAAAGGGTCAGCTCCTATCAACTTGTCAGACAGGTTGCACCAAGTTCTTCGATGGGCTCTTGGATCGGTGGAGATTTTCTTGAGTAGGCATTGCCCTTTGTGGTATGGATTTGGAGGCGGCCGCCTCAAATGGCTCCAAAGACTTGCCTACACCAACACCATTGTCTATCCTTTCACTTCTCTTCCCCTCATTGCTTACTGTACTATTCCTGCTGTTTGCCTTCTTACAGGAAAATTCATCATTCCTACG CTATCAAACGTTGCGAGTATACTGTTCCTTGGTCTTTTCCTTTCCATTATAGTGACAGGTGTGCTCGAGCTACGATGGAGTGGTATAGGCATAGAGGACTGGTGGCGTAACGAGCAGTTTTGGGTGATTGGAGGTGTCTCTGCCCATCTCTTTGCAGTTTTCCAAGGATTCCTCAAAATGCTTGCCGGTATAGACACAAACTTCACGGTGACAGCCAAAGCTGCAGATGATGGAGAGTTTGGCGATCTCTACATCTTCAAATGGACAACAGTCTTGATCCCTCCAACCACAATTCTCATTCTTAACTTAGTTGGTGTTGTTGCTGGTTTCTCTGATGCACTCAACAAAGGATATGAAGCTTGGGGGCCTTTATTTGGCAAAGTTTTCTTCTCATTTTGGGTGATCCTTCATCTTTATCCATTCCTCAAAGGTCTCATGGGACGCCAAAATCGAACACCAACCATTGTTGTGCTATGGTCTGTGCTCTTGGCTTCTGTTTTTTCACTTGTTTGGGTCAAGATTAATCCATTTGTCTCCAAAGATGATCCTGCAGCTATGGCTCAAAACTGCATTTCCATTGATTGTTGA
- the LOC107830311 gene encoding uncharacterized protein LOC107830311 yields the protein MVEIQFQTRVQTVRSDNALELGSSSSGSLFFSEKGIIHQTSCPHIPQQNGVVKRKHRHLPETTRALLFQSYLPIKFWGDCLLTATYLINRFPSPLLKNKSPYELLFGKAPTYSHLRSFGCLCYSTMPKIYRDKFHPRSIPCVFLGYPFAKKGYKLYNLTTQSCFVSRDVIFHEHIFPFLKPSPSPSLVLPSPLSPGHFSDDSTSSIPTSIPGHSSPPILPAHISPDSTSSLSPSIPMPSPSIFTPDLSSDVSTSPLSSPAHISSTPSSDHPPLRRSSRLIMSLPIFGTFSESVSFNATTSQLHIPEPYTYSQVVAVPEWQEAMRKEFEALEANRTWDIVELPLHWPLFQLDVNNVFYMGILMKRFS from the exons ATGGTTGAAATACAATTTCAAACTAGAGTCCAGACTGTGAGGAGTGACAATGCTTTAGAGTTAGGTTCTTCTTCTTCTGGGTCCCTTTTCTTTTCTGAAAagggaattattcatcaaacctCTTGCCCACACattccacaacaaaatggtgtggtAAAGAGGAAACATAGACACTTGCCAGAAACTACTAGGGCTCTTTTATTTCAATCTTATCTTCCTATAAAATTCTGGGGAGACTGTCTCCTTACTGCCACCTATTTGATAAACAGATTCCCTTCCCCCCTTCTCAAAAACAAGAGTCCTTATGAACTACTTTTTGGCAAGGCCCCCACATATTCCCATCTTAGATCTTTTGGTTGCCTTTGCTATTCCACTATGCCTAAAATCTATAGAGATAAATTTCATCCCAGGTCTATCCCATGTGTTTTTCTGGGCTACCCTTTTGCCAAAAAGGGTTATAAACTTTACAATCTCACCACTCAATCTTGTTTTGTCTCCAGAGATGTAATTTTCCATGAACACATTTTTCCATTTCTTAAACCTTCTCCTTCACCATCCCTTGTCTTGCCTTCTCCTCTCTCTCCTGGTCACTTTTCTGATGATTCAACATCTTCTATACCTACTTCTATTCCTGGTCATTCTTCCCCGCCTATTCTTCCTGCCCATATTTCTCCTGATTCAACTTCCTCTCTATCTCCTTCTATTCCTATGCCTTCCCCTTCTATTTTCACTCCAGATCTTTCTTCTGATGTTTCAACTTCTCCTTTATCCTCTCCTGCTCATATTTCTTCTACTCCATCATCTGATCATCCTCCTCTTAGAAGATCTAGTAGGCTCATAATGTCCCTGCCTATCTTTGGGACTTT CTCTGAGTCTGTATCATTCAATGCAACCACTTCACAGCTCCATATTCCTGAGCCTTACACTTACTCACAGGTTGTTGCTGTCCCTGAGTGGCAGGAGGCTATGAGAAAGGAGTTTGAGGCTTTGGAGGCTAATAGAACTTGGGATATTGTTGAGTTACCCCTG CACTGGCCCTTATTCCAGCTTGATGTTAATAATGTTTTTTACATGGGGATCTTGATGAAGAGGTTTTCATGA